GCTGTTGCTAAAAAGTATGAATATATAAGATGGGATGACTACACTAATGAAATACTTGCTGGATGTAATACTTACGTTGCTGTTGACTTTGACTATAGAGTCTTAAGAGAAAAGGCTGAAGAATTTAAGGAAACAGCTAGGAAAATACTAGAAAAGAAAGACAAATATGAAAAAGGTGAGCTGATGAAATTAGCAGAAAAAGAAGATTTGGTGGTATTATATCAACCTCATCACAATGGTACTTATCCTCATGTTGAGGTATGCCGAAGAAATACCAGAAGTTGTGTTTTAGACAGCATTGAAAACTACTATGCAGTTGATGAATATTCACTGAGTGAGGCTCTAGCAATTTTAGCATATCAATATGGTTTTGATTTTACTAAAGTAAAAGTATAAAAACAGTGCAGTGGCAGTTTTGCCACTGCATCCCACATATCTGTGACACCCGAAGTGTTCTTTTCTCTATTATATCACATTTTTTAGAAATTAAACCGATGAAATAAAAAAATAAAAAAGGATGGAAGTGATACCTTACGAAATAGTCACGATTTGGTATAATAGAATAAAAGATAAAACTTCAAATTGAGGTGTTTTCTATGAGCAGAATAGAACAATTGAATCGAGAACTTACAAGAATTGTAGAAGTGCTGATAAAAGAGTATCAACCTGAAAAAATAATATTGTTTGGTTCATTAGCGACAAATCAAATAAATGAATGGAGCGATATTGATTTAATAGTTATAAAGGATACTGACAAGTCTTTTTACGAAAGATTAGAAGAAGTTGTTAAAGTCGCTAAACCTACCATTGGCACGGATATTATAGTGTATACCCCAAAAGAAATAGAAGAAATGAAAGAAAGTATGTTTTACGTTGAAGAAATATTAAAGAAAGGAAAGGTTATTTATGAAAGAAGCAAAACAATGGCTTGATTTTGCTATGGATGACCTTGACTCAGCAGAAATCATGTTTAAAGCAGGTAAATACAATATGGTTTGTTTCTTTTCCCATCAGGCTGTAGAAAAAGCTTTAAAAGCATTTTTAGTAAGTCAAAAACATAATCCTCCTCGAATTCATAATTTAATAGATCTTGTAAATCTTTGTACACAATATGATAAATCTTTTGAAAGCTTCCTATCTAAAGCCCAAGTATTAAACCAATTTTATATTCCAACGAGATATCCTACTGCCATGCCAGGCACAACAGCTTTAGGGATGCCAGATATTAAAACAGCTGAAAAAGCAATAATGTATGCTAAAGAAATTTTTTCTTATTGTAAAAACATAATTTAAAATCCGTTCAAAGCTGGGAGCGATTCGCCGCTACCAGCAAAGAACGGAAATCGTCACCTATCCAGAAATAAAATTCACACTTTATTTCATCTGGGGTGACGATTATTTTTTTTATATGTAGTTTTTAAGCACTTCTTTAATTTCATGAGGATCCTTCGATGAATTAATTATTTCCCTATCCTTTTCAAAGATTTTTAAAATCATCTCTGGTGTAATAAAGTCTGTCTCTTTTTTATTTTCCAGCTCTTTAATTCTGTAAGCAAGCTCATTTCTCATTGCTTCTAATTCGTTCATTTTTTCTTTCATTATTGGCTGAATGATAGATGTTAAAGAAAAAAGCGATACTTATAGCATTAAGTTTAATCCTTGCAGGAGGATTATCGTTCTTTCAATATCAATACTTTAAAAGCATGGCAGAGAATGATAAGAAGATACAGGTAATTGCCGCAGTTTCTGATGTTAAAGCAGGAGAAAAAGTAGATGCAAAGCTAGGAATAAAAGTGATACCTCAATCAGCCTACGTGAAAGAAATGTATTTGGCAAATGAGAAAGTTACCGGTTATGCAAAAGTAGATATTGCTGCAGGGTCATATGTGTTAAAAAGTATGATTTCACATGAAGAAGTACCTGTCTTGAAGGAGGATATGAGAAGAGTAACAATAGGTGTGAATTTAACATCATCTCTTGCAGGAAAAATCAAGCCGGGCGATGTTGTAGATATTGGATGGGTGCCAAAGGATGAAGCTAAAGATGGTGCTTCTAAAATAGTAGCTGAGAAGGTTCAAATATATGACGTTGTAAATAAATCAGGAGAAGATGTCAAAAAGGCTGATAAGAACAATCAGTATGATAAGGAGTCTTTAATTCCTGCAGCAGTGACTTTAATTGTTACGCCCGAGCAGGCAGTTACCATAAAGGAATATGAAGCTAAAGGAAGTCTCTTTCTGATTGGGTATTAAAGACTTTACAAAAAGAAGCAGTTGACCGAAAATATAATTAGACAAACCAAAGAAAAGGAAGCGAGGTAATAAAACGATGAAAAGAGCATTATCAGCGGCTTTTTTAGGTTTTTTACTTCTTTATTTTGCTTTCCCCTCCTCTTCCTTTGCTGATTCATATTACAAGGGGTTTTTGTACACTTATCAGAACAATACCTACATGATGGTGCCTGCAAGGGGCGTATTTCAGAGTATGGGAGCTGAAGTTAAATGGTTTGGTGATACTCAAACTGTTGAAATTACAAAGGATGACCTAAAAATTGTGCTTCAAATTAACAGCACAAAAGCAGTTGTAAATGGGAAAAGCGTAGAAATGCCTGTACCGGCAATAATTAAAAATGACTCTACTTTTTTGCCACTTCGATTTTTAGCCGAGCTAATAGGTGGAAATAAAGTAAAGTGGGAAAATGCTACCCAAACAGCTGTAATTCCTTTCAATGATTCAGCTATATTTGTGAGGGCAGTAGATTATGACGCTGAAATACAGAGCTTCAGCACAAAAATTAATGGAATTTCAGTAACAGGTGTAAAGATACCCTACAATTCACCTTATAAACCTGCAGTTGTTTTGGCTAATAATCAAATAGGAACTACTCAGAGCTTATACGATATGGCCAAATCCTATAATGCCTCTGCAGCAATTAATGGAACATTTTTCAGCGCCTACAACGGTCGCCCTGACCCATGGAATACAATTATTAAGTCAGGAAAAGTGGTTCATGTAGGTAATATAGGGACTGTGTTTGGATTTACTGCAGATGGAAGAGTTAAGATGGAGAAATTGAGGATAAAAATAGAAGGCAGTACAAACGGGTCTTACTCATGGCCAAATAACTGGTATGCTTATGGATTTAATCATACACCTAATGGGAATGGTGTGTATATATTTACGCCTGAATGGGGAACTCACTTGGGATTTAATTATGGAATAAATGTTGTGGTGGAAAATGGTGTTGTTAAAGACATTAAGGAAAACCAAGACGTTAATATTCCTGCTAATGGATATGTTATAAATCTTACTGGCAGTGAAGAGTATCTAGCAAGAGTATTTGAAGTAGGAAAAACAGTAGAGTACAGAATTGTTTATACAGATGCCGACGGGAATAAAGTAGACTGGTCTGATGTGGTTGAGGCAGTAGGAGCAGGTCCTACTCTTGTTAAAAATGGTGAGATAAATGTAGACCCTGCTGGTGAGGGCTTTACTGAAGCCAAGATTTTGAGTCTATCCTTTGCTAGAAGTGCAATAGGAGTGACTCCTCAGGGGGACATTCTACTTGTGACTGTACCGAATGCTACTGTGTATCAGTTAGCGCAGATTATGAAGCAATTAGGTGCTTACAACGCTATAAACCTTGACGGCGGAGCTTCTTCTGGATTGTACTTTAAAGGGAAATATCTTACAACACCCGGCAGAAACTTAAGTAATGCGCTGATATTTTACAAATAAGATTTGGGCCCTGCACAAAATGTGCGAGGCCTTTATTTTATTGAGGAGGTGAAGGAAATAAAGTATATCCCAGTTATAATGCTTCTTTTTTATTTAAGCTATCTAGACCTTAAAAAAAGGGAGGTACCAGATTTTGCGGTACTACTACTCAATCATGGAACTTATGGGCGATAAACTATACGAAATTAAGCATAAAGGATTTCTTAAAAACGGGTGTTGTATGGGCTTGGCTTGGGGTAATTATAAATGAAATCATTGCAGTTAATATGTTTAAATAAATACTATGGCTACAGCCTTTTGAAATTATTCGAAAAGCTGTAGCCATATGATACAATTTTTAAAGGAGTGTTGCAAGTTGAGAGAAAGAATGATACGAATGGGAATTGATGTTGGAGGGACGCATACAAAAGCTGTAGCGCTTGATAATGAAACCCATGAAATAATAGGCAAAGCTTCTGTAATGACTACTCATTCTCATCCTATGGGAGTTTCTGCGGGAGTAATACAAGCTTTCCAGAAATGCTTAACAGAAAACAATATTAATCCTGAAAATGTTATTTTCATAGCTCATAGCACAACTCAAGCTACCAATGCATTGTTGGAAGGAGATGTATCATCTGTAGGGATTTTGGGAATAGGCGGTGGAGGAATTGAAGGCTTTTTGGCTAAACGACAAACAAATATTGGAGACATTCCACTAGTAACAGGCAAATTTATAAAAATTTATCATACGTATGAAAAATCAAAAAACCTTTCCCGTGAAAATATTGTTCAAGCAATAACTGAATTATTAAAAATGGGTGCTAAAGTAATTGTTGCAAGTAAAGCTTTTGGAGTTGATAGTATTAAAGAAGAAAAAATGGTTCAACAGGTTGCTTTAGAAATGGGTGTACCGGCTACTGTAGCGTCAGATATTAGTAAATTGTATGGGTTAACAATAAGGACGAGGACTGCAGCTATAAATGCAAGTATTTTACCCAAGATGCTTGATACAGCGAATAGTACAGAAGAAAGTGTAAAAAAAGCTGGAATAAAAGTACCTTTAATGATAATGCGCGGTGATGGTGGAGTAATGGATATAAATGAAATGAAAAAGAGACCGGTGTTGACTATGCTGTCTGGACCTGCTGCAAGTGTTATAGGAGCTTTAATGTATTTACGGGCATCTAATGGTATATATTTTGAAGTCGGAGGGACGAGTACTAATATTGGTGTTATAAAAAATGGAAGACCAGCGATTGATTATGCTATTGTTGGTGGGCATAGAACTTATATAAATTCTTTAGATGTTCGTGTTTTAGGTGTGGCAGGAGGAAGTATGGTTAGGGTTTCTAAAAATAAAATTGTAGATGTTGGGCCAAGAAGTGCTCATATAGCAGGATTGCCTTATGCAGCTTTTACTCCAGAGGAGGAGATTGAAGATCCAGAAATAGAATTTTTTAGTCCAAGAGAAGGGGATCCTGCAGATTATGTTGCAGTAAAATTAAAAAATGGGAAGAGAATAGCAATAACTAATACGTGCGCTGCAAATGTATTAGGACTTGTAAAACCTGAACATTTTGCATATGGAAATTATACATCAAGTTATAAAGCAATTGAACCATTGGCAAAGATATTAGGACTTTCTGTAGAAGAAACTGCGAAGCAAATTTTAGAAAAATCATCACAAAAAATATTACCTGTTATAGAAGAACTTGCGTTAAGATATAAGCTTGAAAAAGATCAATTAATTTTAGTAGGAGTTGGAGGTGGTGCTGCGGCTCTAATTCCATATGTTTCCAATAAAATGAAGTTAGAATATAAAATACCAGAAAATGCAGAGGTAATTTCATCAATAGGAGTAGCTTTGGCGATGGTACGAGATGTAGTAGAACGAGTAATTCCTAATCCTTCTAAAGAAGACATAGCGGCTATTAAAAATGAAGCAAAACAGGCAGCAATAAATAGTGGAGCTGTTCCAGAAAGTGTAGAAGTTTTTATTGAAATAGATTCGCAAACTCAAAAAGTTACAGCTATTGCATTAGGATCCACTGAAGTAAAAACTACAGATTTGTTAAAAGAGTGTACTGAAGAAGAAGCAAAAGATATTGCGGCAAAATCTATGAATGTTGAAATAGACGATGTTAATTTAGAAGCAAAAACTTCCGGATTATTTGTTTTTTCTGATAAAAACAATGATAAAGGTAAAAAACAAGTAAGAATTATAGATAAAAAGGGATTTATCAAAGTTCAAAGGGGAGATGGAGTTGTTAAAAAGTCTAACAAAACTACATTTTACGAAAATTTAAATGAGGTATGGGATAGCGCAAGTTTATATAAGAGCGACACGATATTATATCCTGATATTTATATATGTATAGGAGGGCGTTTAATTGATTATTCTGGTATGAACAGCAAAGATCAATTAATAAAAGTAGTTGCAACGGAAATTGATTTGCTTGATGAAAAAGAAGAAATTATTATTGT
The sequence above is drawn from the Thermoanaerobacter uzonensis DSM 18761 genome and encodes:
- a CDS encoding nucleotidyltransferase domain-containing protein → MSRIEQLNRELTRIVEVLIKEYQPEKIILFGSLATNQINEWSDIDLIVIKDTDKSFYERLEEVVKVAKPTIGTDIIVYTPKEIEEMKESMFYVEEILKKGKVIYERSKTMA
- a CDS encoding HEPN domain-containing protein codes for the protein MKEAKQWLDFAMDDLDSAEIMFKAGKYNMVCFFSHQAVEKALKAFLVSQKHNPPRIHNLIDLVNLCTQYDKSFESFLSKAQVLNQFYIPTRYPTAMPGTTALGMPDIKTAEKAIMYAKEIFSYCKNII
- the cpaB gene encoding Flp pilus assembly protein CpaB — encoded protein: MLKKKAILIALSLILAGGLSFFQYQYFKSMAENDKKIQVIAAVSDVKAGEKVDAKLGIKVIPQSAYVKEMYLANEKVTGYAKVDIAAGSYVLKSMISHEEVPVLKEDMRRVTIGVNLTSSLAGKIKPGDVVDIGWVPKDEAKDGASKIVAEKVQIYDVVNKSGEDVKKADKNNQYDKESLIPAAVTLIVTPEQAVTIKEYEAKGSLFLIGY
- a CDS encoding phosphodiester glycosidase family protein, coding for MKRALSAAFLGFLLLYFAFPSSSFADSYYKGFLYTYQNNTYMMVPARGVFQSMGAEVKWFGDTQTVEITKDDLKIVLQINSTKAVVNGKSVEMPVPAIIKNDSTFLPLRFLAELIGGNKVKWENATQTAVIPFNDSAIFVRAVDYDAEIQSFSTKINGISVTGVKIPYNSPYKPAVVLANNQIGTTQSLYDMAKSYNASAAINGTFFSAYNGRPDPWNTIIKSGKVVHVGNIGTVFGFTADGRVKMEKLRIKIEGSTNGSYSWPNNWYAYGFNHTPNGNGVYIFTPEWGTHLGFNYGINVVVENGVVKDIKENQDVNIPANGYVINLTGSEEYLARVFEVGKTVEYRIVYTDADGNKVDWSDVVEAVGAGPTLVKNGEINVDPAGEGFTEAKILSLSFARSAIGVTPQGDILLVTVPNATVYQLAQIMKQLGAYNAINLDGGASSGLYFKGKYLTTPGRNLSNALIFYK
- a CDS encoding hydantoinase/oxoprolinase family protein — encoded protein: MRERMIRMGIDVGGTHTKAVALDNETHEIIGKASVMTTHSHPMGVSAGVIQAFQKCLTENNINPENVIFIAHSTTQATNALLEGDVSSVGILGIGGGGIEGFLAKRQTNIGDIPLVTGKFIKIYHTYEKSKNLSRENIVQAITELLKMGAKVIVASKAFGVDSIKEEKMVQQVALEMGVPATVASDISKLYGLTIRTRTAAINASILPKMLDTANSTEESVKKAGIKVPLMIMRGDGGVMDINEMKKRPVLTMLSGPAASVIGALMYLRASNGIYFEVGGTSTNIGVIKNGRPAIDYAIVGGHRTYINSLDVRVLGVAGGSMVRVSKNKIVDVGPRSAHIAGLPYAAFTPEEEIEDPEIEFFSPREGDPADYVAVKLKNGKRIAITNTCAANVLGLVKPEHFAYGNYTSSYKAIEPLAKILGLSVEETAKQILEKSSQKILPVIEELALRYKLEKDQLILVGVGGGAAALIPYVSNKMKLEYKIPENAEVISSIGVALAMVRDVVERVIPNPSKEDIAAIKNEAKQAAINSGAVPESVEVFIEIDSQTQKVTAIALGSTEVKTTDLLKECTEEEAKDIAAKSMNVEIDDVNLEAKTSGLFVFSDKNNDKGKKQVRIIDKKGFIKVQRGDGVVKKSNKTTFYENLNEVWDSASLYKSDTILYPDIYICIGGRLIDYSGMNSKDQLIKVVATEIDLLDEKEEIIIVGAKNDM